The Malus domestica chromosome 10, GDT2T_hap1 nucleotide sequence ATATCTTGCATTAAAATTCAATATATGCTCGACTGACATTAAAATTCAATGtatcgtttattcaaaaaaaaaaaaaaatatatatatatatatatatacacacacacacacttggcTGCCTAGTCAACGGAACCAGTAAACAGGATTATTACTGTTTCATTTTTAATGGGCCGAGCCGTACAGCCCACATATGTGCTCCTCCTAAATCCTCCTAATCTGCTCGCGCTCTCTGCGTCTCTCTGAGGGAGTTGAAATGGTAGCATTAGCAGGTTTCTCAGCCCCTCCGAGGCTGAGCTTTTCATTGGGTTCTTGCCGCAGTAGTAACTCAACATCTCTTCCTTTGTTGCCTCTCAGTCTCAGGTACGAACAAATGCAGAGGATtatctttcaatttttcaatttttacagttttcattttatatgatgatGTATTTGTCTGTTGTTTGTTCATGttttgtggtggtggtgcagaAATTCGACGCCCAAGTCCACAGTCTCTGCCTTGCACACTCCGTACGGCGATTCTTTAGCAACTAGTGGTAATTTCTTTTTACTAATTACATTATTTCCATAGAGTAAGAGACCCAATTGTTCAATGTTTGAGCTTAATCCGTGATTTCGGTCATTTATTCAATAATTACTTGCATTTGGCTATTTATTTGGAGTTTATATTCAGTTTTGCAGACTAGATTAAATTCTAAACGTATTGCTGTTTCCAGGATTATCAAGTAGAACTTGTGGGTCACCTCTAAAGCTTGACGGCAACGATTTTGGTGATACCAGTACAAGGTCTATAACTCGTGCCCTTTTGCATAATTGATAGAATTTTCTTTTCGATTTGATTTAAAGTGCGTTTTCAGACtatatttgtattgattttcacATTATATTGTATTCATAAGGTAGTTTTATCTTGGGAGATGATTTTTGCACACCCCAATTTTGCCTGCACACACTCTGTGTTTCTGTTCCTTTATGAATCAAAATAGGTTGAAATGGCTTTTTGTTTTTACATCCATCGGGTCACAAGTTATGCAAAGTCCCTTGGAAACGAATGCATATATTTATTCAATGATATTGATAACTGAGGATGAATTGATGAAAATAGGTTAGGGCCAAAAACTTTTTTAACTGGGGCATGATACGTTTTTTAAACTTGTTAGAATTTCAATGGAAAATAATTCTATCAGTCTCTGTCCTTCAAGGCTCTTGAATTCTACTCATGCGTAGTATGTTGAATGATGTATTCCATTATCTTTAGATAGGATTATaagtttgtgaatttttttagtTATGGTGCAATAGAAGCCAAAAAAGGGAATCCACCCATACTCCCAGCTGTGATGACCCCAGGTGGACCATTGGATCTCTCATCTGTATTATTCAGGAACCGTATAATCTTCATTGGGCAGCCAGTCACTTCAGCGGTGGCACAACGAGTCATATCCCAGCTTGTGACTTTGGCTACTATTGATGAGAATTCAGATATACTGGTGTGTACTTACACTTTCTCCCCTTCTCCCCTCCGCCCCCCTTTCAATTGATTCAGCATGGCTAAAGTAATAACATGTCAAAGTCGGTTTCTTTCAGAGATTGTGACTTTGTCCTGTATCATTTCAGGTGTATTTGAACTGCCCTGGTGGGAGTACATACTCTGTTTTGGCAATTTATGACTGCATGTCTTGGGTAATGTCATGAAGCTTTGtcatctttctctttttttcttccaaatttttatCACATTTCTTTGCACTTTGTTGTGgataaagaaaattgtattgCAACAGagacaataaaaaaaacatagaaaaagGAGTGTTAAAGTACACCAGTATCTCtacctaattaataaaacactcattgttaaccaaaaccctatgaaattaccagtttaaccctctaattaaaaaaaatgaataagaaatatggggcataaatgtaatttcacacaaccaaattttgctgttttttttaaagcctcacctacatgtaatcctaacatatctctaattaaaaaaaaaaaaatcccactcccacattctctatcactctcttcctctctccttatatttcaaaaacaaaaataaaaaattttctcacacactttgtgtgtgcccatatgctagtaagAAATAAGAGAAATGAAAGAGGGAATCAAATCCCTTCTAAAATGACTTCCAATGCCAGCAGATAGTTGAGAAAGGAATAAGTCTAAATTAATTAGAAACAGAAGACATGAGAGCGGACCAAAACAGAACATTTGCTCTCTTCTTTATTGCATTTTCATTCATTTCTATTTGTTACATCATCAATTTGTCATCAAACTCCTATATTGAATTTACGGTTTAGATTGTTGTCACAGTAGCCTTGAGGAGGTGATAGGGCTCAAATAGCATTTGAACTAACTTTAAAATTCGTCATTCTGATTAAGTTTGCGTTGTCTTTAACAAGATAAACCTAACTAAGTAATAATCAggcaaacaaaaacacaaagaaaaaCCAAGACAAAATTATAACCATAGCTCGATTGCACCAAACAAGAAATAGTTTTATTTATCAATTATGTTCTGTTTgcattaaatgatttttttatgtTATCAGATCAAACCTAAGGTAGGAACAGTATGTTTCGGAGTAGCTGCAAGCCAAGGAGCACTTCTTCTTGCTGGGGGAGAAAAAGGAATGCGCTATGCGATGCCAAATGCACGAATCATGATACACCAACCACAGAGTGGATGTGGGGTATGAATCAACTTTTTTTTGGATAGCTTGCCTATTTTGTTATTAAGAAGATGCTTATAAGAGGGTAGGAGGATGTGAATTAATGGGCTATATGACAAGAAGTAAAAGTGAATTGTATTTTGATGGTCTATTCTTTTAGGTGTCTTTCCTATCTTGTGCTGTTATCAGTTTTGGGTATGGAGGAAAGACCTAACTTCTTTTTGTACCATATGTTAATTAATTCTGTAGTATCATTTAAAAATCAAAGTTTGGTAATGAATATAATGATATAGAAATCTCAAATCTCATCGAGCAGTTACATGAGAAGGATTTGGAATGCTCATGTGGTATTTTTCTAATCCCTCCTAAACATTTTATGATCCATCCTTACCAACTTCATCTCGATCCTTTGGGACTTGGAAATCCCCACCCAAACATAGcctaaatatttttttcaatcCTTGCATTTGCATCATTCCACTAATATTGCAAGGACATAGATGCTGGAACTTGGTTATTTTAACCTGGCATTTCGGCAGGTTGGATTTTAGGATTATAGATTACTTgtaaaacatttttaacatttcCACCATTCCATAATGCATACATTTCATGTAAAACATTTTTCTGAAGGTTGATTCTAGGATTCAAGGATTCAAGGATTCTAGATTACAAGTAAAACACTTTTCACATTTTCATGATTCCACAGCGCATGCATTTAAGAATATAGAATTTGGAACAGCTATGTTAGGTTGGATTAGGATTCTATATAGCATTTCCATCATTCCACTAATTTTTAGCAAGGACATGCCAGAAAATGGAACTTGATTACATTTCTTTTCAGTTTATTTGTACTGATCAGGAAAAAGAGtgaatatatatttgttttaacttttaaattgAAGTTTGAGTAAAATGTTTTCATATTATAAACTCCCTTAGAATCGTATATGCATTGTGTCCTAAGGTTCCATTTTTCTTATGTTCCAATTCTGATTGATATTATAACCATGAAGCATGTTATTTCTTAGTCCTAGAACTAATGCCTTTGAAAATTGTTAAATGTTCTTTTTGATCCTTGCATTTGCTTGAGATGATAGAAAATTTGGTGGCTTCAGTAGGCCCTTAGATGATGATGGAAATGCTGAATTTTGTATTATCTCATTATTGGTTCTACCAAGCGTTTGATTAAGTATGATGGTCTCAATACTAAAGGTGTGATGTGAGTTTGACCAAAAATTATCGTACTACCTAAACGTCAATGTATTTTTTGGAACTGTGAAGGTctccaacaaaaaaataaatacaagtATGAAGAAGAAATACTACCGTGAGAAGATAACTTCTTGtttagtttttgtatttgatctTTTTAAATACCTCTGTACTATGTTACATCCTTGAACCATCGAAGGTCTCAGATTTGACTTTCTGTTGTAAATGACCTAATAATCTCATAACCTATTTGTTACTTAATCTAGTTTTTATAgtcttttttgtttcttgccCTATTTTCTCCTGCAATCATAACTGCATGAATTTTTATAGTAATACATTAGTTCATGTCTTTGTGGTTGATTTTTCCATGTATAACGCAACAAATTGATATTGTCTGAGAAATTAACGATATTAGTTTCAAATTCTCAGAttctttgttaattattttccgtaaaattaaaataattttttatatactAATTACTACGTGatccattttattttatatcCGTGGATTGATTTGGAATTGTCTTATTGTAGGGCCACGTGGAAGATGTGAGGCGCCAAGTGAATGAAGCAGTTCAAACTCGCCATGTCAGTCTCTTCTCCCTTAGTTGTATTCTTGAAAATCTTTCTGGTGATCATATATTAGTGTTGCagcctaattgatttaaatcaAACTGTGAGCAGAATAATCAATTTTGTTATATAATTTTTCTGATCAAGTCAAAGTTGATGGCTTATAGACTTTTACAAATTGAAGGCTTGTTGAGACCTGCTGCCGCACAGGGCTACTAGGGAAACTGGAATTAGATTCAACCCTATTTGGGACTGGGTTGTTGCAAATAAATTCACTGCATGAGTTGCAACTTCATTTAATGACAGACAAACCTTGGTGTCCAAGGAAATCTCTTTTTGATGTGGTATTTTAGAGAATTACAATTTGAATGCGGATGTTGAGAGCTGTTGTCTCACAGTGATACCAGGACAACTTAAATTTAGGTTCAGCCCTGTTCGAGGTTGGGTTGTTATGTATAAATTCACTGTGCCATTAGTTTAGTCTTCATTTAGTGACAGACAAACCTTGGTTATCTGGGGGCAGTTAGTGGTAGATAATACAGCCATAATCACCATTTTGAAGTAGCGTGGATCTATTGTGAGGAGAATCACATACAATGAAGGAACATCGCTAATAACACTTACTGCTCCAAAAACTAAAAGGGCATTCTCTGGACCTTTGAGAAAATACGTACTACTCAGACCCTGCATGGGCGGGGTCCTCATCCACTGGGAATCTCCTTTTAATGTTTGAAAGACTTTGCATTTGTGATTATTGCTTTTCGAGTTCTAGGAAATCAAGATTTAGGGTTCTGTCAATACTGTGTTTAACATGTACTTAGTTTCCCTTAGAGCTATTTCTTTGTGctttattcatcaaatttaTGAGTGCCATCTGCTCCACATTAAGTCTTTTAATTTGGTCTTGTGTCCTGATGTATTTGATGCAGAAAGTCGACAAAATGTATGTTGCGTTTACTGGGCAATCTCTAGAGAAAGTGCAACAGTACACTGAGAGGGATCGTTTCTTATCTGTTTCCGAGGTAATGTTGCTAATTCTGCGACCCCAGAACTACGATAAACTTCTTTTaaccaaattaatttttcaatttccaGCCGCTAGTAATACTCCAGCACTACATATCTATCTATCCAGCTTATTAACctcccctttattttattttattttatttttattttttttaaattgcagGCTATGGAATTCGGGCTTATTGATGGCGTGCTGGAAACCGAATATTGATTCCAAATTTGTACCGTTTGTTgtcttaaaatttcaatgttttacAAATTATGATCGGTCATCAGTTATCCAGTTTATTTGATTCCAATGTTGCTGCCTCACTTCACCTTGTGATGAATGCCATATTCGATCATTTTGGCTTTCAAGATTTAACAATGCGCGGTGCAGGTTATGACATTGGAATTTAGATGCCGCGTCATTCTTCAGAGAAGCAGATTGAGCATACACGAGGAGGTTATGAGGGGCAACTCGACTAAACTGGTCGGAGCAGCCCCCTcgattttttggtttttccgtTGTATATACTGTTTTCAGGGACGAGAGAATCTGTACAATGGAAGAGGGGTCTGAGCAAGCAGCTGCAGGGCATCCATGATGGACTGAATCATCATTTTGTTAGGTGCACATCAGGATAGTTTTTCTCCCACTATTCTTCTATCTTGATAAGTATGAAGCTGAGGTTTTACCATAATATCAATCGACAATATGGATACTGCAATGCCTCTTAGCATGTGGCAAATTTTCTACCTAGAcacttgaaaaacaaaaattgggtACTTAGAGCACATGTGACCATTACGCTTCACACATGGGTTAAACTGCTCTGATAGTTTTtcataataaaattaattggcaataCAAAGAGTACCACAACTCCATATAATGCATGTGTAAAGTCTCTTGGTTTTCATTTTCTAGGCTCGAAGGTTTTAAACTCCATTTCTGTTCACCATATTCATTTAGGCAATCCGATTCCACGATCAAGATTTAGAAGGACCATCCGATGCGACTAACCTGAAGGCTTTTGAACCTAAATAAAAGAGTTTGGCAGGACAGCGGGATTCATACTCTCTGTTGGACCCAAAAATTGCACGCATAGGCCCAAACACATTAAACATCCATTACCCTTACGGTTTTATTGCCCCATGTGGATCTCGATTATATTATGCAAATTTAGTGGCAaaactaataatttttttttttttttggaaacgtGGCAAAACTAATAGTTTAGCAAGCATTTACGTAAGTTAAATTCTCATGTTAGGCCAAACAGTAAAATATATAACACCATGTCAAACACATCCCTTTAAACCTAACACCTATCAAGCTCACATGACCCAAGATATATGGTTTCATGGTCTTGTTAGATGAGTTGAGGTGTGGACGGTTATGGACGTCCACAAGGCTCATAGAAACTCTTCGATAATGGAGACTTTGGTCTACTTGGGAGCATCAATGTCCACGA carries:
- the LOC103444960 gene encoding ATP-dependent Clp protease proteolytic subunit 6, chloroplastic-like — translated: MVALAGFSAPPRLSFSLGSCRSSNSTSLPLLPLSLRNSTPKSTVSALHTPYGDSLATSGLSSRTCGSPLKLDGNDFGDTSTSYGAIEAKKGNPPILPAVMTPGGPLDLSSVLFRNRIIFIGQPVTSAVAQRVISQLVTLATIDENSDILVYLNCPGGSTYSVLAIYDCMSWIKPKVGTVCFGVAASQGALLLAGGEKGMRYAMPNARIMIHQPQSGCGGHVEDVRRQVNEAVQTRHKVDKMYVAFTGQSLEKVQQYTERDRFLSVSEAMEFGLIDGVLETEY